A region of Ornithodoros turicata isolate Travis chromosome 5, ASM3712646v1, whole genome shotgun sequence DNA encodes the following proteins:
- the LOC135396243 gene encoding uncharacterized protein LOC135396243 isoform X2, translating to MTPEGTRTPGTETTRATRFATPRTPGTTPSLLRFELPEKPGKRVRFDDSNVKPFDVRKEVTCYLLIVAAMVSFIIAALVLTKGPRLSTTEKPSGTPFINVSRTPLNFTNISIAEADAVE from the exons ATGACGCCTGAGGGCACCCGAACACCAGGAACCGAAACTACACGTGCCACTAGGTTTGCGACTCCACGCACTCCAGGCACCACTCCCTCATTGCTGAGGTTCGAGCTCCCAG AGAAACCAGGGAAGAGGGT CCGCTTCGACGATTCTAATGTGAAACCATTCGACGTCCGTAAAGAGGTCACCTGCTACCTGCTCATCGTTGCGGCAATGGTGTCTTTCATCATCGCAGCACTAGTTCTCACCAAGGGGCCCA GGTTGTCTACAACAGAGAAGCCAAGTGGCACTC CATTCATCAACGTATCAAGAACCCCGTTGAATTTCACCAATATTTCTATA GCGGAAGCAGATGCCGTGGAATGA
- the LOC135396243 gene encoding uncharacterized protein LOC135396243 isoform X1, producing MTPEGTRTPGTETTRATRFATPRTPGTTPSLLRFELPEKPGKRVRFDDSNVKPFDVRKEVTCYLLIVAAMVSFIIAALVLTKGPRLSTTEKPSGTPFINVSRTPLNFTNISIVSSLAIPMPPRLGEVCSLVDLMYR from the exons ATGACGCCTGAGGGCACCCGAACACCAGGAACCGAAACTACACGTGCCACTAGGTTTGCGACTCCACGCACTCCAGGCACCACTCCCTCATTGCTGAGGTTCGAGCTCCCAG AGAAACCAGGGAAGAGGGT CCGCTTCGACGATTCTAATGTGAAACCATTCGACGTCCGTAAAGAGGTCACCTGCTACCTGCTCATCGTTGCGGCAATGGTGTCTTTCATCATCGCAGCACTAGTTCTCACCAAGGGGCCCA GGTTGTCTACAACAGAGAAGCCAAGTGGCACTC CATTCATCAACGTATCAAGAACCCCGTTGAATTTCACCAATATTTCTATAGTAAGTAGCCTAGCCATACCAATGCCACCGAGGCTGGGCGAGGTCTGCTCGTTGGTCGATCTGATGTATCGTTAG